A genomic region of Zygotorulaspora mrakii chromosome 7, complete sequence contains the following coding sequences:
- the PRB1 gene encoding proteinase B (similar to Saccharomyces cerevisiae PRB1 (YEL060C) and YSP3 (YOR003W); ancestral locus Anc_6.14) — MKLETTIFPLAALATVGSSLVIPGMKSHEGGKMPCHRSKGNGNAGELQVEGGLSNEVGKETESDNEIELEVAETVAEELEAPLVAVNVAAKNLIPNRYIIVFKKHVGLEEVAFHKEIVEQAQLKSAAELADSDPFFAATSDVEFSNSLVGGIKDSFDIGGLLSGYFGYFTEPVIELIRKSPFVEFVEQDSLVHSNDFDTQNGAPWGLSRISHRERLNLGSFNKYLYDDQGGKGVTAYVIDTGINVKHNDFEGRAKWGKTVPANDEDIDGNGHGTHCAGTIASRHYGVAKQAEVVAVKVLRSNGSGSMSDVIKGVEFAAQSHQKAAKENKKGFKGSTANMSLGGGKSPALDLAVNAAVAAGIHFAVAAGNENQDACSTSPASAEGPITVGASTLSDDRAYFSNWGKCVDIFAPGLNVLSTYIGSDDATATLSGTSMASPHVAGLLSYLLALQPGKESSFYNSGSDSISPEQMKKRLVSYSTKDILDDLPTDTPNVLIFNGGGQDLSDFWGGKSLEANSRAENIDIGHMEDILESKTDDIFDEIRSIMDRLNII, encoded by the coding sequence ATGAAGTTAGAAACCACGATTTTTCCCTTAGCGGCTCTGGCAACAGTCGGCTCCTCTCTGGTTATTCCTGGGATGAAGTCTCACGAAGGTGGTAAAATGCCGTGTCATCGTTCCAAAGGTAATGGCAATGCGGGCGAGCTGCAGGTTGAGGGCGGACTCTCGAATGAGGTCGGGAAAGAAACAGAAAGCGACAACGAGATTGAATTGGAAGTTGCAGAGACTGTAGCCGAGGAATTGGAAGCTCCTTTAGTGGCCGTCAACGTAGCTGCCAAAAACTTGATCCCAAACCGTTacatcattgttttcaagaaaCACGTGGGGCTAGAAGAGGTGGCATTTCACAAGGAGATCGTTGAGCAAGCTCAACTGAAGTCTGCAGCAGAACTGGCAGATTCTGACCCCTTCTTTGCCGCCACTTCAGATGTAGAATTCTCTAACTCGTTGGTGGGGGGCATTAAGGATTCGTTTGATATTGGTGGACTGTTGTCTGGTTACTTCGGCTATTTTACGGAGCCTGTCATTGAATTGATTCGCAAGAGTCCGTTCGTGGAATTCGTCGAGCAGGACTCCTTGGTTCACTCGAACGATTTCGATACGCAAAACGGAGCACCATGGGGTTTATCGCGTATTTCTCACAGAGAGCGTCTAAATCTGGGTAGTTTCAACAAGTACCTGTACGATGACCAAGGTGGCAAGGGTGTTACAGCTTATGTCATTGATACGGGTATCAACGTGAAGCACAACGATTTTGAAGGTAGAGCAAAATGGGGTAAAACTGTCCCAGCCAACGATGAAGACATTGATGGAAATGGACACGGCACCCATTGTGCAGGTACAATTGCCTCCAGACATTATGGTGTTGCAAAACAGGCAGAAGTTGTCGCTGTGAAAGTTTTAAGATCGAACGGCTCTGGTTCGATGTCTGACGTAATCAAAGGTGTTGAGTTTGCTGCTCAGTCGCATCAAAAAGCTGCAAAGGAGAACAAGAAGGGCTTCAAAGGTTCTACTGCAAATATGTCTTTAGGTGGTGGTAAATCACCAGCTCTGGATTTGGCTGTTAATGCTGCCGTTGCAGCAGGTATTCATTTTGCCGTTGCAGCAGGCaatgaaaatcaagatgCTTGTAGTACGTCGCCAGCTTCTGCTGAAGGTCCAATCACTGTGGGTGCTTCCACTTTGAGTGATGATAGAgcttatttttcaaattgggGTAAATGTGTTGACATCTTTGCTCCAGGTTTGAACGTTTTATCCACCTACATTGGATCAGATGATGCCACTGCCACCTTATCTGGTACCTCAATGGCTTCTCCACATGTCGCAGGTCTATTAAGTTACTTGTTAGCTTTGCAACCAGGTAAAGAAAGTTCCTTTTATAATTCCGGTTCTGATAGTATCTCTCCGGaacagatgaagaaaagattggTTTCCTACAGTACAAAAGACATTTTGGATGACTTACCTACCGACACGCCAAACGTTTTAATCTTCAATGGTGGTGGTCAAGATTTAAGTGATTTCTGGGGTGGCAAATCATTGGAAGCTAACTCTAGAGCTGAAAACATTGATATTGGAC
- the FUM1 gene encoding fumarase FUM1 (similar to Saccharomyces cerevisiae FUM1 (YPL262W); ancestral locus Anc_6.13) has protein sequence MLRLSPSLLRGYRCSSSTLLRQSQMSLSTNSTLMQQFRTETDAFGEIQVPADKYWGAQTQRSLENFKIGGARERMPEPIIKAFGILKKSAAVVNESLGTLDPKVADLIKKAADEVAQGKLTDHFPLVVFQTGSGTQSNMNANEVISNRAIELLGGEMGSKQIHPNNHCNQAQSSNDTFPSVMHIAAVLQITHHLLPELTALRDSLNTKAREFRNIVKIGRTHLQDATPLTLGQEFSGYVQQLTNGISRIENSLVHLKFLAQGGTAVGTGLNTRIGFAEKIAEQVSKETGIVFKTAPNKFEALAAHDAIVEASGALNTVSCSLFKIAQDIRYLGSGPRCGYGELSLPENEPGSSIMPGKVNPTQNEAMTQVCVQVMGNNSAITFAGASGQFELNVFKPVMISNLLSSVRLIGDACYSFRVHCVDGITANKDKINKLLHESLMLVTALNPKIGYDAASKVAKNAHKKGITLKESALELGVLTAKEFDDWVIPENMIGPKP, from the coding sequence ATGTTGAGGTTGTCACCAAGTTTATTGAGAGGATATCGTTGCTCAAGCAGTACACTTTTGCGTCAAAGCCAAATGTCGTTAAGCACCAACTCAACGTTAATGCAACAGTTCAGAACCGAAACCGATGCGTTCGGTGAAATTCAAGTGCCAGCTGATAAGTATTGGGGTGCGCAAACTCAACGTTCTTTGGagaacttcaaaattggGGGTGCTCGTGAACGTATGCCAGAGCCAATCATCAAGGCATTTggtatcttgaaaaaatcagcTGCTGTTGTGAATGAATCGTTGGGAACTTTGGACCCAAAGGTTGCTGATCTAATCAAGAAAGCTGCCGATGAAGTGGCGCAAGGTAAGTTAACTGATCATTTCCCATTAGTAGTTTTCCAAACGGGTTCTGGTACTCAATCGAATATGAATGCAAATGAAGTTATCTCTAACAGAGCAATTGAACTATTAGGTGGTGAAATGGGATCGAAACAGATTCACCCAAACAATCATTGTAATCAAGCACAATCGTCGAATGACACTTTTCCTTCGGTGATGCACATTGCAGCAGTGCTCCAAATAACTCATCATCTTTTACCGGAACTGACTGCCTTGAGAGACTCATTGAATACAAAGGCCCGTGAATTCAGAAATATCGTTAAAATCGGTAGAACTCATTTGCAAGATGCAACACCATTGACTCTGGGCCAAGAATTCAGCGGATACGTTCAGCAGTTGACCAATGGTATTAGTCGTATTGAGAACTCTCTAGTTCATCTAAAGTTTTTAGCCCAAGGTGGTACCGCTGTTGGTACGGGGTTGAACACAAGGATTGGGTTCGCGGAGAAAATTGCAGAGCAGGTTTCCAAAGAGACTGGTATTGTTTTCAAGACTGCGCCAAACAAATTCGAAGCTCTAGCGGCACATGATGCAATTGTAGAGGCAAGCGGTGCATTGAATACAGTTTCATGTTCATTATTCAAGATTGCCCAAGATATTAGATATCTTGGTTCAGGTCCAAGATGTGGCTACGGAGAGCTTTCCTTGCCGGAGAACGAGCCGGGCTCTTCCATCATGCCCGGTAAAGTTAACCCCACCCAAAACGAAGCAATGACTCAGGTTTGCGTGCAGGTTATGGGCAACAACTCTGCCATTACCTTTGCAGGCGCATCTGGTCAATTCGAACTGAACGTTTTCAAGCCAGTCATGATTTCCAACTTGTTGAGCTCTGTCAGATTAATCGGCGACGCATGCTACTCCTTCAGAGTTCATTGTGTTGACGGTATCACCGCAAACAAGGACAAGATCAATAAATTACTGCACGAATCCCTGATGCTTGTTACAGCGTTGAACCCCAAGATCGGCTACGATGCCGCTTCAAAAGTTGCCAAGAATGCCCACAAGAAGGGCATCACTTTGAAAGAGTCTGCTCTAGAACTTGGTGTTCTTACCGCGAAGGAATTTGATGACTGGGTCATTCCAGAGAACATGATTGGTCCTAAACCCTAG
- the SOM1 gene encoding Som1p (similar to Saccharomyces cerevisiae SOM1 (YEL059C- A); ancestral locus Anc_6.12) has protein sequence MAPPTPILCKDQIQGEHQKLVRDSKFCSLKSLTQYQCNITAYSPEEYICVPFKRLFEECITANKTNKRSFDNGKSQKQQKVNPGLVTKRVELTSRNTNS, from the coding sequence ATGGCGCCGCCTACTCCTATACTTTGCAAGGATCAGATCCAGGGTGAGCACCAAAAGCTTGTGCGAGATTCTAAGTTCTGCTCCCTGAAATCACTCACGCAATATCAATGTAACATCACAGCGTATTCCCCTGAGGAATACATATGTGTACCATTCAAGAGGCTATTCGAAGAATGCATAACAGCCAACAAGACCAATAAGAGGAGCTTTGATAACGGTAAGAGTCAGAAGCAACAGAAAGTAAACCCAGGACTGGTGACCAAACGAGTCGAGTTGACGTCCCGCAATACAAACTCCTAG
- the PCM1 gene encoding phosphoacetylglucosamine mutase PCM1 (similar to Saccharomyces cerevisiae PCM1 (YEL058W); ancestral locus Anc_6.11) has product MVDIQLIEQLLSEYCTTRNYRYSYGTAGFRDDASKLDTVMFTTGIVACLRSIALKGKPIGVMITASHNPPCDNGVKIVEPDGSMLIQAWEATATDLANLVSSGNQKAILERLKDLVPAGNAEYRARLVLGRDSRSSGPHLLSCLLASAKNLFNADVKDYGLLSTPQLHFLTNELSNDNDHSEISESKYFDFFLSAWSTIMESHGAETTASSNFEYLTIDTANGIGGPKIQELLKRWPLVQQVCVINNAWENPELLNHMCGADFVKTNQCLPHGIRNEDNSNKLFCSFDGDADRVVFYYVDATGVFNLLDGDKIATLFAKFISQLLDEADLKSKLSMGIVQTAYANGSSTNYLKEKLKVPVTCAKTGVKHLHHEAITHYDIGIYFEANGHGTIIFSKKFFEVISSNAAKSAATNTLKALSQLINQTVGDAISDMMGVLAVLSILNWSPADWNKEFTDLPNKLTKVIVPDRTIFVATDQERKLLSPRGLQDKIDAEVAQFDNGRSFVRASGTEDAVRVYAEASTREDTEKLSRAVSSLVLASVSN; this is encoded by the coding sequence ATGGttgatattcaattgatcGAGCAGTTATTGTCAGAATACTGCACAACTAGAAATTACCGGTATTCATACGGTACAGCAGGATTTCGCGATGATGCTTCTAAATTAGACACGGTGATGTTCACTACTGGTATTGTTGCGTGCTTGAGGTCAATTGCTCTAAAAGGCAAACCAATCGGAGTTATGATAACTGCATCACACAATCCTCCATGCGATAATGGTGTCAAGATTGTTGAGCCAGACGGATCTATGCTAATCCAGGCCTGGGAGGCTACTGCTACTGATCTGGCCAACTTGGTGTCCAGCGGAAATCAAAAAGCCATATTAGAGAGGTTAAAGGATTTAGTCCCCGCCGGAAACGCGGAGTACCGGGCAAGATTGGTCTTGGGTCGCGATTCCAGATCATCAGGCCCCCATCTTCTGTCATGTCTCTTGGCGAGTGCCAAAAATCTGTTCAACGCGGACGTGAAAGACTACGGATTGTTGAGTACTCctcaattgcattttttaaCGAACGAGCTATCGAACGACAACGATCATTCAGAAATCTCTGAATCCAAATACTTTGACTTTTTCCTGAGCGCATGGTCTACAATTATGGAATCGCATGGCGCGGAAACCACTGCCTCATCTAACTTCGAATATCTAACTATTGATACTGCCAACGGAATTGGTGGGCCAAAGATACAGGAactattgaaaagatggcCTCTTGTTCAGCAAGTCTGTGTGATCAATAACGCCTGGGAAAATCCAGAACTGTTAAACCATATGTGTGGTGCAGATTTTGTAAAGACAAATCAATGTTTGCCACATGGAATTCGTAATGAGGATAATTCAAACAAGctattttgttcatttgACGGTGACGCTGATAGAGTTGTGTTTTATTACGTCGACGCAACAGGAGTCTTCAATTTACTCGATGGGGATAAAATCGCAACCTTATTTGCCAAATTCATTTCACAATTACTGGATGAGGCTGATCTCAAGTCAAAATTATCAATGGGTATAGTTCAAACCGCTTATGCTAACGGAAGCTCTACCAATTACTTGAAAGAGAAACTGAAAGTCCCTGTAACTTGTGCAAAGACTGGTGTTAAACACTTACATCATGAGGCAATCACACATTATGATATAGGAATCTATTTCGAAGCTAATGGTCATGGCACTATCATTTTctccaagaaatttttcgaaGTTATATCAAGTAATGCTGCGAAGTCCGCTGCAACAAACACTCTGAAAGCATTATCTCAATTGATCAATCAGACTGTTGGTGATGCTATATCTGATATGATGGGAGTTCTAGCTGTATTATCAATTCTAAATTGGTCTCCTGCAGACTGGAATAAAGAGTTTACTGATCTACCGAACAAGCTAACAAAAGTTATTGTACCAGATAGAACAATCTTTGTTGCAACAGACCAAGAACGCAAATTGCTATCACCTAGGGGCCTGCAGGATAAGATAGATGCTGAGGTTGCTCAGTTTGATAACGGCAGATCCTTTGTCAGAGCTAGTGGAACTGAAGACGCTGTGAGAGTTTACGCTGAAGCTTCCACTCGTGAAGatactgaaaaattgtCAAGAGCCGTTAGCAGCTTGGTGTTAGCTTCTGTTAGCAATTGA
- the KEL3 gene encoding Kel3p (similar to Saccharomyces cerevisiae KEL3 (YPL263C); ancestral locus Anc_6.10), with amino-acid sequence MAKKNKKDKEAKKARAELKMKKSQGKAELKDKKKSKKLGTEEEEDVDIEEILANFKREQELFEKIVVETVEKPSKRISPCIIANPIHGKNELVLFGGENTDQETSMTHFYNDMLTYNPDNDQWKRISSQNSPMPRSSAAMGAHPSGVAILHGGEFSSPKQNTFYHYSDTWLLDCSTKEWTKIEQKNGPSARSGHRMTVWKNFLILHGGFRDLGTSTTYLNDCWLFDITTYKWKQVEFPKNHTIPDARSGHSLIPDSEGAILWGGYCKVKAGKGLQKGKVLSDCWYLKMNNDASAIRWERRKKQGFQPSPRVGCSMVHHKGRGVLFGGVYDFEETEESLDSEFYNDVFTYQANTNRWYSLSLRPQRKKVVKTSNKSTKDQEKELEELLNNILKKAKLYDQEEDATDNHSNKESSNSENCNEDESDDSDVDTTPSYPVSNQLPHVRFNSATVVVNDTLFIFGGVWEYGEKDYSIDSFYSIDLNKADGVTVYWENMNVIEKAKQQDGSESSEEEEEEDDDDDDEEEPVDKKLIAEEDDEEVEDEIEEVDQDEIPDPRPWLPHPKAFETLRSFYIRTGADFLQWAISNNKDAKGKHLKKKAFDLCEDRWWERRDQIRLEEDKLEELGAVEGIVERDNTKMSKRR; translated from the coding sequence ATggcaaagaagaataagaaAGATAAGGAGGCCAAAAAGGCTCGTGCCGAGCtcaagatgaagaaaagtcAAGGTAAGGCTGAGTTGAAGGACAAGAAAAAGTCCAAGAAGCTTGgaactgaagaagaagaggatgttgatattgaagaaattttagcAAACTTCAAGCGTGAACAGGAACTCTTCGAGAAAATTGTCGTTgaaactgttgaaaaacCATCAAAAAGAATTAGCCCATGCATAATCGCGAATCCAATCCACGGTAAAAACGAATTGGTCTTATTTGGTGGAGAAAACACAGACCAGGAAACTTCAATGACACATTTTTATAATGATATGCTTACATATAATCCCGATAACGACCAGTGGAAGAGAATTAGTTCCCAGAATTCCCCAATGCCTAGATCGTCAGCGGCCATGGGAGCTCATCCAAGTGGTGTTGCAATTCTACACGGTGGCGAGTTTTCCTCTCCAAAACAAAATACCTTTTACCATTACTCGGACACTTGGTTACTAGATTGTTCGACCAAGGAATGGACGAAGATCGAACAAAAGAATGGACCCTCTGCACGTTCCGGTCATAGAATGACGGTTTGGAAGAACTTTCTGATATTGCACGGGGGATTTAGAGACCTAGGTACATCCACGACCTATTTGAATGATTGTTGGTTGTTTGACATCACCACTTACAAGTGGAAACAAGTCGAATTCCCAAAGAATCACACTATCCCAGATGCAAGATCAGGACATTCGTTGATTCCAGATTCAGAAGGTGCTATACTTTGGGGAGGTTATTGTAAAGTTAAAGCTGGCAAAGGGTTACAAAAAGGTAAAGTTCTGAGTGATTGCtggtatttgaaaatgaataatGATGCAAGTGCTATTAGATGGGagagaaggaaaaagcAAGGTTTCCAACCGTCGCCAAGAGTTGGTTGCTCTATGGTTCATCATAAAGGGAGAGGTGTACTTTTTGGAGGAGTgtatgattttgaagaaacagaGGAAAGTTTAGATTCTGAGTTTTATAATGACGTTTTCACCTATCAGGCCAATACCAATAGATGGTATTCCTTGTCTTTAAGGccacaaagaaaaaaggtgGTGAAGACCTCCAATAAGAGCACAAAAGACCAGGAAAAGGAGCTGGAGGAATTACTCAATAATATACTGAAGAAGGCAAAACTTTATGATCAGGAGGAGGATGCTACGGATAATCACTCGAATAAAGAAAGCAGTAACAGTGAAAATTGCAACGAGGATGAGAGTGATGATTCAGATGTAGATACAACACCTTCATACCCGgtttcaaatcaattaCCCCATGTAAGATTCAATTCTGCAACGGTTGTCGTCAACGATACcttattcatttttggcGGTGTTTGGGAATACGGGGAAAAAGACTACTCTATAGATTCATTCTACAGCATTGATCTCAACAAAGCCGATGGAGTCACTGTTTATTGGGAGAACATGAACGTTATCGAGAAAGCCAAGCAACAGGACGGCAGCGAAAGctcagaagaagaagaagaagaggatgaCGACGATGACGACGAAGAAGAGCCTGTcgataaaaaattgatcgccgaagaagatgatgaggaagTAGAAgacgaaattgaagagGTGGATCAGGATGAAATACCTGATCCCCGCCCTTGGCTCCCACATCCCAAAGCGTTCGAAACGCTGCGCTCTTTTTACATTCGCACAGGTGCAGACTTTTTGCAGTGGGCTATTTCCAACAACAAAGATGCTAAAGGTaaacatttgaagaaaaaagcttTCGACCTTTGTGAAGATCGTTGGTGGGAGAGAAGAGATCAAATTCGTCTCGAAGAAGACAAGCTGGAAGAACTCGGCGCTGTAGAGGGCATTGTAGAAAGAGATAATACCAAGAtgtcaaaaagaagatag
- the HAT2 gene encoding Hat2p (similar to Saccharomyces cerevisiae HAT2 (YEL056W); ancestral locus Anc_6.9), whose translation MMGVTGPITDDQADKPLSIDEEYDLWKSNVPLMYDFVSETRLTWPSLTVEWQPGQDPSSRQHMVIGTHTSGEEQNYLKIASIELPDEILPEQSTSSSDRTTKSNIKISRKFKHEEEVIRARYMPQDTNIIATINGKGTVYIYDQSMDQTDGLKLTLDYHKQNGYGLSFNSNDEGKLLSGSDDTTVALWDVTGKLLAPISVWTESHSDIVNDCKWHEFDLNIFGSASEDLTLKLHDQRIRDSVTCTIKSKEPFNTLSFSRHSKYLFAAAGTNSLVYLYDARNPSKVLHTMPGHEGSVTNLEFSSKEDGILVSSGDDRRVIMWDLAEIGAEQAPDDADDGAPEVMMIHAGHRSSVNDFSISPNIPWLIASTEEENIIQVWKCSNKLPRVGGFVNVDDSMLE comes from the coding sequence ATGATGGGCGTTACGGGTCCAATCACAGATGACCAGGCAGATAAACCGCTTTCTATTGATGAGGAGTACGACTTATGGAAGTCAAATGTCCCACTAATGTATGACTTCGTCAGCGAGACGAGATTAACTTGGCCCTCTTTGACAGTGGAATGGCAGCCAGGACAGGATCCAAGTAGTCGACAACACATGGTAATCGGCACACACACTTCAGGAGAGGAAcaaaattatttgaaaattgctTCAATCGAGTTGCCAGACGAAATACTACCCGAGCAGAGTACGTCATCGAGTGACCGTACAACCAAGTCGAATATAAAGATCAGTAGAAAGTTCAAGCATGAAGAGGAGGTCATTAGAGCTCGATATATGCCACAAGACACTAATATCATTGCTACGATCAACGGTAAAGGTACGGTGTATATATACGACCAATCGATGGATCAGACCGATGGGCTAAAGCTGACTTTAGATTACCATAAACAGAATGGTTACGGTTTATCCTTCAATTCGAACGATGAAGGGAAGCTGCTCAGTGGATCAGATGACACTACTGTCGCTTTATGGGATGTTACTGGAAAACTACTGGCTCCTATAAGTGTCTGGACAGAGTCACATTCTGACATAGTTAATGATTGTAAATGGCACGAATTTGATCTCAACATATTTGGGTCAGCCTCAGAAGATTTAACATTGAAGTTGCATGATCAAAGGATAAGAGACTCTGTCACTTGTACAATTAAATCCAAAGAGCCGTTTAATACTCTTTCATTCAGCAGGCACTCCAAGTATTTATTTGCAGCTGCAGGTACAAATTCCTTGGTTTACCTATACGATGCAAGAAATCCATCGAAAGTTTTACATACAATGCCAGGACATGAAGGTTCCGTCACAAATCTTGAATTTTCGTCAAAAGAGGATGGAATTCTTGTCTCATCGGGCGATGATCGAAGAGTGATTATGTGGGATCTAGCCGAAATAGGTGCCGAACAAGCTCCTGATGATGCTGATGATGGTGCCCCAgaagtgatgatgatacatGCAGGTCATAGAAGCTCTGTAAATGATTTCTCGATATCTCCAAACATACCGTGGCTGATAGCAAGTacagaagaggaaaatatCATTCAAGTATGGAAATGCTCCAATAAGCTTCCTAGAGTCGGAGGATTCGTAAATGTAGATGACTCCATGCTGGAATGA
- the PBI1 gene encoding Pbi1p (similar to Saccharomyces cerevisiae YPL272C; ancestral locus Anc_6.8), whose protein sequence is MSFRSLCNVERKVLSQTLEGYRNGVVFGAMYSSTAEEWTDDATLLTYKDSRLSTSMLSRVLKKMISEHVELYATINERLDFAPVNEIKYADVVKEITFDSYKDEVINCRFGAPPYLIRHIFNQTTFQPGSNNVLWKLYVVDETLVIFHGHDVLFDIFSAAAFHKLFLEALNCVSKSGEELTVVFKNDPKSQQKLSRSIFDNAKLHLPAMAADLLNLQTQSFFKSIYLNAVKRPFDYLNSNLHQQPKEIKMRYSDILRTDNNLCGTTIFGTIAPERFDHLSSIAADQNICLRSFICGITMLCLKPMVKNFNASITFVIPINLRSSIEDSSDFGLYYKNVRVECPLSLIDDKVFQGLTIYNGYDSRSIKPKRSDPRYKEQLLEYQFRQITMHVTSIIKQRLRTWERSDFNDDDIKRMRFTLEEKTTNTKLIQVNDVSDFKFSDQDDKNGGFKIRELNVTRSLSPNLFMSLSYTHTESNGLNICIHYPDRYNMESFVECFQSFMEEN, encoded by the coding sequence ATGTCATTCAGAAGTCTATGTAACGTGGAGAGAAAGGTGCTTTCGCAAACACTTGAGGGTTACCGCAATGGAGTGGTTTTTGGTGCGATGTATTCATCCACCGCTGAAGAATGGACCGATGATGCCACACTCTTGACTTACAAGGACTCTAGACTGAGCACATCTATGTTATCCAGAgttctgaaaaagatgataagTGAGCATGTAGAGCTTTATGCAACCATAAATGAGAGGCTGGATTTTGCTCCAGTCAACGAAATAAAATATGCAGACGTTGTGAAGGAGATAACCTTCGACAGCTACAAGGACGAAGTGATAAACTGTCGCTTTGGAGCACCTCCGTACTTGATTCGCCATATTTTTAATCAAACTACTTTCCAGCCGGGATCAAATAACGTTTTATGGAAGCTATatgttgttgatgaaactttAGTCATTTTTCATGGACATGATGTTCTATTTGACATCTTTTCTGCAGCTGCTTTTCATAAGCTGTTCCTAGAAGCCCTAAACTGTGTCTCAAAAAGTGGTGAAGAGTTGACCGTagtttttaaaaatgatCCTAAGAGTCAGCAGAAACTATCAAGATCTATTTTCGATAACGCTAAGCTGCATTTACCAGCAATGGCTGCAGACCTTCTTAATTTGCAAACACAgtcctttttcaaatccatATATCTGAATGCTGTTAAAAGGCCATTTGATTATCTAAACTCCAACCTCCATCAGCAgccaaaagaaatcaaaatgcGCTATTCTGATATTTTAAGAACTGACAATAATTTATGCGGTACTACTATCTTTGGTACGATTGCACCCGAGCGGTTTGACCATTTAAGCTCAATCGCAGCAGATCAGAACATATGTTTGAGAAGCTTCATTTGTGGTATCACTATGTTATGCTTGAAACCTATGGTTAAAAACTTTAATGCAAGCATCACTTTCGTTATACCGATAAATCTAAGATCATCAATAGAAGATTCATCTGATTTCGGTTTGTATTACAAAAATGTCAGAGTTGAATGTCCTCTTTCTCTGATAGATGATAAAGTTTTCCAAGGCTTGACCATATACAACGGATATGACTCAAGAAGCATAAAACCAAAACGGAGCGATCCTAGATATAAAGAGCAATTACTCGAATATCAATTCAGACAAATTACGATGCATGTTACCTCAATAATAAAGCAACGGCTCAGAACTTGGGAAAGATCAGATTTTAATGACGACGatataaaaagaatgaggTTCACTTTGGAGGAGAAAACAACGAATACAAAGCTGATTCAGGTCAATGATGTTTCTGACTTCAAGTTTTCTGACCAGGACGATAAGAATGGTGGCTTCAAAATTAGAGAGCTTAATGTGACCAGAAGTCTGTCTCCCAATCTTTTTATGTCTCTTTCCTATACACATACCGAAAGTAATGGTCTAAATATATGCATTCATTACCCAGATAGGTACAATATGGAGTCGTTTGTAGAGTGCTTTCAGTCCTTCATGGAAGAAAATTAA